The Tubulanus polymorphus chromosome 6, tnTubPoly1.2, whole genome shotgun sequence genome includes a region encoding these proteins:
- the LOC141907338 gene encoding juxtaposed with another zinc finger protein 1-like: MAVFLMNTCKFNSCGMNFSTLGDLIQHIEDTHIESDPRVIEKQELQQPPSLPLSYILRLFCEAGGTKRVEAAAAVSNELKKRPRGGAVSPARSVTPTGSELDDDDVVAASDDEDSDDSWTTQEEFSSEVILSMMANIKDVSDKPFACPVPGCKKRYKNVNGIKYHARHGHRKDARFVVKKAFKCKCGKSYRSAQGLRNHQLLYHPVTTLLKTATTQQSNTATTTQAVIATATVSQLVTQPTLALSIPAVSCITPLPIPPQPQTLVTTMAAPLSVTMTTDNHPSNTKNTTTTINPGLGINPGLGINPVGGGVGNVNNIQAHVQAAHALAHAQAQAKQVVQAIQNATNNALTTTAPPTITNLVQSVSSAIEQIVAE; the protein is encoded by the exons ATGGCTGtgtttttaatgaacacaTGCAAGTTCAATAGTTGTGGGATGAATTTCTCGACTCTGGGTGACCTCATTCAGCATATTGAGGACACTCATATCG AGTCGGATCCACGAGTTATAGAGAAACAGGAATTACAGCAGCCTCCATCTCTTCCATTAAGTTATATACTCAGGTTATTTTGTGAGGCTGGTGGTACAAAACGCGTTGAGGCCGCCGCTGCCGTCAGTAATGAGTTGAAGAAACGACCACGAGGTGGCGCTGTCTCACCGGCTCGTAGCGTTACCCCGACCGGGAGCGAGCTGGACGACGATGATGTCGTTGCCGCCAGCGACGACGAGGATAGCGATGATTCTTGGACGACGCAAGAAGAATTTTCATCGGAAGTTATTCTCAG TATGATGGCGAATATAAAAGATGTGAGCGATAAACCGTTTGCGTGTCCAGTTCCCGGTTGTAAGAAACGATATAAAAATGTGAATGGAATCAAATATCACGCGAGACACGGTCATCGTAAAGACGCACGATTCGT AGTGAAAAAAGCGTTCAAATGCAAATGCGGTAAAAGTTACCGGTCGGCTCAAGGTTTACGCAATCATCAACTGCTTTATCACCCGGTAACAACGCTTCTTAAAACAGCGACGACGCAACAATCAAATACAGCTACAACAACGCAAGCCGTTATCGCTACGGCAACCGTTTCTCAATTAGTAACGCAGCCGACGCTGGCGTTATCGATACCAGCCGTTTCCTGTATCACTCCGCTTCCTATTCCTCCGCAACCGCAAACACTCGTCACAACAATGGCAGCACCGCTTAGCGTAACCATGACTACCGACAATCACCCGTCGAATACGAAGaatacgacgacgacgattaaTCCGGGATTAGGGATTAATCCTGGATTAGGGATTAATCCGGTGGGGGGAGGAGTAGGAAACGTGAATAATATACAAGCTCACGTTCAGGCAGCACACGCACTAGCTCACGCACAGGCTCAGGCTAAACAGGTCGTACAGGCCATTCAAAACGCTACAAATAACGCTTTAACTACTACAGCGCCACCTACAATAACAAACCTCGTACAGTCAGTATCATCAGCTATAGAACAAATAGTAGCCGAATAG
- the LOC141907406 gene encoding ATP synthase lipid-binding protein, mitochondrial-like, giving the protein MYSCAKYLTPITRSLVASRAITVTRPISSAVTSRKQPVTVTSPAAAVNNVSTMCTLNNVNLMSVLNSQIRSLQTSAVRRDIDQAAKYIGAGAATVGAAGSGAGIGSVFGNLVIGYARNPSLKQQLFSYAILGFALSEAMGLFCLMMAFLILFAF; this is encoded by the exons ATGTATTCCTGCGCTAAATACCTCACACCCATCACACGCAGTCTG GTTGCGTCGAGAGCGATTACAGTCACTCGTCCGATCAGCTCCGCGGTTACAAGCCGTAAACAACCA GTAACCGTGACGAGTCCCGCTGCTGCTGTTAACAATGTATCGACAATGTGCACgttaaataatgttaatttAATGTCCGTTCTGAATTCACAAATACGTAGTCTACAGACATCAGCCGTAAGGCGTGATATCGATCAAGCAGCTAAATACATCGGAGCTGGTGCAGCTACTGTCGGTGCAGCTGGTTCAG gagcTGGTATCGGAAGTGTATTCGGTAATTTAGTAATTGGTTACGCCAGAAACCCGTCGTTAAAACAACAATTGTTCTCGTATGCTATTCTAGGGTTTGCTCTGTCCGAAGCTATGGGTCTGTTCTGTCTAATGATGGCGTTCTTGATTCTGTTCGCTTTTTAA